Within Micromonospora parathelypteridis, the genomic segment TTGTGGAATACTCGCCGGATCATGACGCGTTACGGCCTGCTGATCCTGCCCGCCACCAACCGGGTGTACGCCCGCTCCGCCGTCGACCTCACCCGGGCCGAGCTGGAGATCTTCGGCCGTTCGGCGCTGGACGGCCGGATCGGCGAGCTGGACACCGAGGTGGTCGGTGGGGCCTCCTACGTCACGTTCACCGGCGACGGGCTGACCGAGCGGGACCTGAGCGTGCTCGGGAACCTCTCCGCAGGGTACGCGCTGTTCGAGATCGTCGGCGAGCTGCTGCGGCCGATCGAGTGGAGCAGGCTGGACCGTTACGACGACGACCTGCTCACCATCCAGAAGTACCCCGGCAAGACCAACGAGCAGTTCACCAAGCTGCTGCTCAACGTCACCCTGCTCGCCTCGGACTGGGCCGCTGAGCTGACCAGCCGGCGGTTCCGGGTGCTCGACCCGCTCTGCGGTCGGGGCACCACCCTCAACCAGGCTCTGATGTACGGGTTCGACGCCGCCGGGATCGAGCGCGACCAGAAGGACGTCGAGGCGTACCGGACGTTCATCACCACCTGGCTGAAGCAGAAGCGGGTCAAGCACCGGGTGCTGGAGTCGGGGCCGGTGCGGCGGGAGCGCAAGGTGGTCGGCCGGCGGGTGCGGATCGAGTTGGCGCCCACCCGCGAGGAGCACAAGGCTGGCCGGGTGCAGTTGCTGGACGTGGTCAACGCCGACACCACCCGCTCGGCGGAGTTCTTCCGTCCGGAGACCGTCGACCTGGTGGTCGCCGACGCGCCGTACGGCGTGCAGCACGGCAGTCGTACCGTCGAGCACGGGCTGACCCGTGACCCGCTGGCGCTGCTCGCGGACGCCGCGCCGGTCTGGGCCCGGCTGCTGCGCCCGGGTGGTGCGCTGGGTGTCTCGTGGAACACCCACGTGGCCAGCCGTGACGACGCGGCGGCGGCGCTGGCCGACGCCGGCCTGACCGTGGTCGACGAGGAGCCCTACCGCGCGCTGCGGCACCGGGTGGACCAGTCGATCATGCGTGACGTGCTCGTGGCCCGCCGCCCGGCCTGATCGACTCCCCGCCGCCCCACCGGCCACTTCGGCCGCATTGGCACCGACGCACCTCCAAGGCGTCTGGTGCCCTTTCCGCGCGTGTTCCCACGCTGCCCTCCTGAGACGTTTGTGCCGCGTTTCACCTGATCGGTGGGCGGCTGTGAAAACCACGTCAAGAAAAGGTGTGCCTCCGTCATGGTCGCGTTATGACCCCTGTCGTCCGGCAGGCGGTGGGGCTTTGATTGCCCGGCGCGACCGGAAGGCGGTCGCGACGAACCTTTCCGGTATGAGGAGTCAGCGTGTCTGACGTGGTGTTCGTGGTCCTGACGGTGGCGCTGTTCGCAGTGCTCGCCCTGGTGGTCCGGGCGGTGGAGAAGCTGTGAACGCGGTCAATGCCGTCGGTCTGGTGCTCGCGATCGTCCTGGGCGCGTTCCTGGTGTTCGCCCTGTTGTTTCCGGAGCGCTTCTGATGACCATGACAACAGCGGGCGTCATCTTTGTGCTGACGCTGGTGGCCGCCCTGGTCGCCGTTTACAAGCCGTTCGGCGACTACATGTTCCGGGCGGTCGACGGAACGAAGCAGTCGAGGGTCGAGCGGGGGATCTTCCGACTGGTCGGGGTCAACCCGGCAGCCGAGCAGACCTGGGGCGTCTACGCCCGCAGCGTGCTGGCGTTCTCGGCGATCTCGCTCCTGTTCCTGTACCTGCTCCAGCGGGTGCAGAACCACCTGTGGCTGTCCCTGGGCTTCGACCCGGTGGTGCCGCACGGTGCGTGGAACACCGCCGTCTCGTTCGTGGCCAACACCAACTGGCAGTCGTACTCGGGTGAGTCGACGATGGGCCACCTGGTGCAGATGGCCGGCCTGGCCGTGCAGAACTTCGTGTCTGCGGCGGTCGGTATCGCGGTGGCGATCGCTCTGGTGCGCGGGTTCGCCCGCAGCCGCACCGGGCAGCTCGGCAACTTCTGGGTCGACCTGACCCGGATCACGCTGCGGATCCTGCTGCCGGTCGCGGTGCTCGGCGCCATCGCGT encodes:
- a CDS encoding TRM11 family SAM-dependent methyltransferase, yielding MTRYGLLILPATNRVYARSAVDLTRAELEIFGRSALDGRIGELDTEVVGGASYVTFTGDGLTERDLSVLGNLSAGYALFEIVGELLRPIEWSRLDRYDDDLLTIQKYPGKTNEQFTKLLLNVTLLASDWAAELTSRRFRVLDPLCGRGTTLNQALMYGFDAAGIERDQKDVEAYRTFITTWLKQKRVKHRVLESGPVRRERKVVGRRVRIELAPTREEHKAGRVQLLDVVNADTTRSAEFFRPETVDLVVADAPYGVQHGSRTVEHGLTRDPLALLADAAPVWARLLRPGGALGVSWNTHVASRDDAAAALADAGLTVVDEEPYRALRHRVDQSIMRDVLVARRPA
- the kdpF gene encoding K(+)-transporting ATPase subunit F; translation: MNAVNAVGLVLAIVLGAFLVFALLFPERF